In Thermococcus camini, a genomic segment contains:
- a CDS encoding pyrolysin: protein MLFSLMAMIGPSSVSAKPLTDYNVLILKNSDAWGTPAVEDVLTGMGVPYDVMTSTELQNKTARDLIGAYDMIIIVSDQGQQFYNEIGPQMGKLEEYVKAGNVLEIHAANWGWNGGLWTTPLPGNVTITQSYSGRDYVIANNTTLISSYASHGYLIGLPANAEIITVQAPGGSPDYGKPSTAVYAFGNGNVFVTGLTIEYSVARKGPEWKAFYKEVIINNLGYSSMAPTPKVPVQKGINVMLFNFYYYIQYHRALDEYNVLYTEAVEGGMDNETLGIAQIQNSTASEYYANASQYGPVVANFPRIYIFIDLRKATLHQKQAVKTLKDAMAEP, encoded by the coding sequence GTGTTGTTTAGTTTAATGGCCATGATTGGCCCATCATCCGTCTCGGCCAAACCGCTGACGGATTACAACGTACTGATTTTGAAAAATTCTGATGCCTGGGGTACGCCTGCTGTTGAGGATGTCCTCACGGGCATGGGAGTACCGTACGACGTCATGACGAGCACTGAGCTCCAGAACAAAACGGCCCGGGATCTCATAGGTGCGTATGACATGATCATCATAGTCAGCGACCAGGGACAGCAGTTTTACAACGAGATAGGGCCCCAGATGGGCAAACTGGAGGAGTACGTGAAGGCGGGGAATGTTCTTGAGATTCACGCCGCCAACTGGGGATGGAACGGCGGATTGTGGACCACACCCCTCCCGGGAAACGTCACGATAACGCAGAGCTACTCGGGCAGAGATTATGTGATCGCCAACAACACCACACTGATAAGCAGCTACGCCAGCCACGGCTATCTCATTGGCCTCCCGGCAAACGCCGAGATAATCACCGTCCAGGCTCCAGGGGGAAGCCCGGACTACGGAAAGCCAAGCACCGCGGTATACGCCTTTGGAAACGGTAATGTCTTTGTTACTGGACTGACCATTGAGTACAGCGTCGCAAGAAAGGGGCCCGAATGGAAAGCCTTCTACAAGGAAGTCATCATAAACAACCTCGGCTACTCATCGATGGCGCCCACCCCCAAGGTGCCGGTTCAAAAGGGAATAAACGTGATGCTATTCAACTTCTACTACTACATCCAGTACCACAGGGCTCTCGATGAATACAACGTGCTCTATACTGAGGCCGTGGAAGGTGGAATGGACAACGAGACACTGGGGATAGCCCAGATCCAGAACTCAACCGCTTCGGAGTACTACGCCAACGCAAGCCAGTACGGGCCGGTTGTTGC